One stretch of Cervus canadensis isolate Bull #8, Minnesota chromosome 5, ASM1932006v1, whole genome shotgun sequence DNA includes these proteins:
- the CRIPT gene encoding cysteine-rich PDZ-binding protein codes for MVCEKCEKKLGTVITPDTWKDGARNTTESGGRKLNENKALTSKKARFDPYGKNKFSTCRICKSSVHQPGSHYCQGCAYKKGICAMCGKKVLDTKNYKQTSV; via the exons ATGGTGTGCGAAAAAT GTGAAAAGAAACTTGGTACTGTTATCACTCCAGATACATGGAAAGATGGTGCAAGGAATACCACAg AAAGTGGTGGAAGAAAGCTGAATGAAAATAAGGCTTTGACCTCAAAAAAAGCAAG atTTGATCCATATGGAAAGAATAAGTTCTCCACTTGCAGAATTTGTAAAAGTTCTGTACACCAACCGGGTTCTCATTATTGCCAGGGCTGTGCCTACAAAAAGG gcaTCTGCGCTATGTGTGGAAAAAAGGTTTTGGATACCAAAAACTACAAGCAAACGTCTGTTTAA
- the PIGF gene encoding phosphatidylinositol-glycan biosynthesis class F protein isoform X3, whose translation MQFGMKLQIATQENTMKDTDIKKLLYTHLLCIFSIILSIFIPSFFLENFSILETHLTWLCICSVSVTAVNLVLYLVLKPNVSSKRSSLSYKVTRFLKCCIYFLTSCFFFHVIFVLYGAPLIELALETFSLAVILSTFTTVPCLCLLGPNFKAWLRIFSRNGATVSQPWMVLRDAFRAHCSWGPGPGKDCVHLKGTQAGRTIGLSLHFSMISSAFLPPVW comes from the exons ATGCAATTTGGGATGAAGCTGCAG ATAGCCACTCAAGAAAACACCATGAAAGATACTGACATCAAGAAACTACTGTATACCCATCTTTTATGCATATTTTCAATTATCCTAAGCATCTTCATTCCATCATTCTTCTTGGAGAACTTCTCAATATTGGAGACACACTTGACATGGCTATGCATCTGTTCTGTTTCTGTAACTGCCGTCAATTTAGTATTGTATTTAGTACTGAAACCAAATGTGTCTTCTAAAAGAAGTTCATTATCATACAAG gtaACCAGATTTTTGAAATGCTGTATCTACTTTCTTACatcttgtttcttctttcatgTAATTTTTGTTCTGTATGGCGCACCACTAATAGA gttGGCACTGGAAACATTTTCACTTGCAGTTATTTTGTCCACTTTTACTACTGTACCTTGTTTATGTTTGTTAGGACCAAACTTCAAAGCCTGGCTAAGAATTTTCAGTAGAAATGg GGCAACTGTTTCTCAGCCCTGGATGGTTCTCAGAGATGCTTTCCGGGCACACTGCAGCTGGGGACCGGGACCAGGGAAGGATTGTGTGCACTTGAAGGGAACCCAAGCAGGCAGAACTATAGGCCTCTCCCTCCACTTTAGCATGATTAGCTCTGCTTTTTTACCCCCTGTATGGTAG